The following coding sequences are from one Microbacterium wangchenii window:
- a CDS encoding transcriptional regulator, which translates to MQILAALARALHLDRAERDHLFRLGGYAAPERIAADLHVSPGMQRILERLTDTPAQVVTELGETLVQTEPARALLGDARQLDGLRRVVVYRWFTEPESRDVYARADHDARGRTFVAELRAVYARTGDRSRAGAIVAELQRLSPEFAAVWADHEVTEKHPMTKRFAHPDVGELTLDCQTLLDTETGHRLLVFTATPGTPDAEKLDLLRVIGTQLSAR; encoded by the coding sequence GTGCAGATCCTCGCCGCACTGGCCCGCGCGCTGCACCTCGACCGCGCCGAGCGCGACCACCTGTTCCGGCTCGGCGGGTACGCCGCTCCCGAGCGGATCGCTGCAGATCTGCACGTCTCCCCGGGGATGCAGCGGATCCTCGAGCGCCTGACCGACACACCCGCGCAGGTCGTGACGGAGTTGGGCGAAACCCTCGTCCAGACCGAGCCCGCCCGCGCGCTGCTCGGCGACGCGCGGCAGCTCGACGGACTGCGGCGCGTGGTGGTGTACCGCTGGTTCACCGAGCCGGAATCCCGGGATGTGTACGCGCGAGCGGACCACGACGCACGGGGGCGCACGTTCGTCGCCGAGCTGCGCGCCGTCTACGCCCGCACCGGCGACCGCTCACGTGCGGGCGCCATCGTCGCGGAACTGCAGCGGCTGAGTCCGGAGTTCGCCGCCGTGTGGGCCGACCATGAGGTCACCGAGAAGCATCCGATGACCAAGCGCTTCGCGCACCCCGACGTGGGGGAGTTGACGCTGGACTGCCAGACCCTGCTCGACACGGAGACGGGCCACCGTCTCCTGGTCTTCACCGCCACGCCGGGTACCCCCGACGCCGAGAAGCTCGACCTGCTGCGCGTCATCGGCACACAGCTGTCCGCCCGCTGA
- a CDS encoding SDR family NAD(P)-dependent oxidoreductase, producing the protein MTDERIILITGGSRGLGRAAALALADGGDDIVLTYLSDAEAAAAVVAEVHARGRRAVALPLDTTAPDTFAEFAERLRDTLGTVWARDTFDVLVNNAGYGGSAPLGGFDRDSIDRLVAVHFTGVVLLTQQLSPALADGGRILNVSSGLTRMAAPGMAVYAAVKSAVETFTVYLARELGPRRIAVNVIAPGATATDFGGGAVRDDEQYRAVLLPMIAMGRIGEPDDIGAAVAALLDRRMAWVTGQRIEASGGQRL; encoded by the coding sequence ATGACCGACGAACGCATCATCCTCATCACCGGCGGCTCCCGTGGGCTGGGCCGCGCCGCCGCGCTCGCCCTCGCCGACGGCGGCGACGACATCGTCCTCACCTACCTGAGCGACGCGGAGGCCGCAGCTGCCGTGGTCGCCGAGGTCCACGCGCGCGGGCGGCGGGCGGTGGCACTCCCGCTGGACACCACCGCCCCCGACACCTTCGCTGAGTTCGCGGAGCGGCTGCGCGACACCCTGGGCACCGTGTGGGCGCGCGACACCTTCGATGTGCTGGTGAACAACGCCGGCTACGGCGGCAGCGCGCCCCTCGGGGGCTTCGACCGCGACAGCATCGACCGCCTCGTCGCCGTGCATTTCACGGGCGTCGTGCTGCTCACCCAGCAGCTGTCACCCGCGCTGGCAGACGGCGGTCGCATCCTCAACGTGTCCAGCGGACTCACGCGCATGGCCGCCCCCGGCATGGCGGTGTATGCCGCGGTCAAGAGCGCGGTGGAGACCTTCACCGTGTACCTCGCGCGCGAACTCGGGCCCCGCCGCATCGCGGTCAACGTCATCGCACCGGGGGCGACGGCCACCGACTTCGGCGGGGGAGCGGTGCGCGACGACGAGCAGTACCGTGCCGTGCTGCTGCCCATGATCGCGATGGGCCGCATCGGCGAGCCCGACGACATCGGGGCGGCCGTCGCCGCTCTCCTCGATCGACGGATGGCGTGGGTCACCGGGCAGCGGATCGAGGCCTCCGGCGGCCAGCGCCTGTGA
- a CDS encoding TraR/DksA family transcriptional regulator, translating into MPDLELLRRDVLTRLERLDADERSLLHDRADGTADDEHDPEGSTLSGEWSRVDALRRAALGELAEIDAAMARIADGTYGICARCGRPIPAERMKVRPTASLCVACA; encoded by the coding sequence ATGCCGGACCTGGAACTTCTGCGCCGCGACGTCCTGACGCGGCTCGAGCGCCTGGACGCCGACGAGCGCTCCCTGCTGCACGATCGCGCCGACGGCACCGCCGACGACGAACACGACCCTGAGGGGTCGACGCTGTCGGGGGAGTGGTCGCGGGTGGACGCGCTGCGGCGGGCGGCGCTGGGCGAGCTGGCCGAGATCGACGCGGCGATGGCCCGGATCGCCGACGGCACCTACGGCATCTGCGCGCGCTGCGGGCGGCCCATCCCCGCCGAGCGCATGAAGGTGCGCCCGACCGCCTCCCTGTGCGTGGCCTGCGCATGA
- a CDS encoding HNH endonuclease — MLPTGAPAIDPTTGDRHPGGLGAIQAHVQVVVPVLTLLGTVGSGASLHGQVPIDPDTARLLTAHAPGWDRVLVHPVTGTVLEVDRYTPRPDQKRFLQARDQHCRGFGCRQPAHRCQIDHNSEHHDGGRTAVGNLAHLCVRHHTLKSETAWTVRQRADGTLEFTSPLGSTYTDEPPPRVVFIPDTDPPPF; from the coding sequence ATGCTGCCCACCGGCGCCCCCGCGATCGACCCCACCACCGGCGACCGGCACCCCGGCGGGCTGGGCGCGATCCAGGCGCACGTGCAGGTGGTCGTGCCGGTCCTCACGCTCCTGGGTACCGTCGGCTCCGGTGCGAGCCTGCACGGACAGGTCCCGATCGACCCCGACACCGCCCGGCTGCTCACCGCCCACGCTCCCGGGTGGGATCGGGTGCTGGTTCATCCGGTCACCGGCACGGTCCTCGAGGTCGACCGGTACACGCCCCGCCCGGATCAAAAACGGTTCCTGCAGGCGCGCGACCAGCACTGCCGGGGCTTCGGATGCCGCCAGCCCGCGCACCGCTGCCAGATCGACCACAATTCCGAGCACCACGACGGCGGCCGCACGGCCGTCGGCAACCTCGCCCACCTGTGCGTCCGCCATCACACCCTGAAGTCGGAGACGGCGTGGACGGTGCGGCAGCGCGCCGACGGGACGCTGGAGTTCACCAGCCCCCTCGGCAGCACCTACACCGACGAGCCGCCGCCCCGTGTGGTGTTCATCCCCGACACCGATCCGCCGCCCTTCTGA
- a CDS encoding DUF503 domain-containing protein: MWIGWIRFDLLLGDVHSLKEKRSILRPILAHLSRRTEAAAAETGAHDLHRRAEIGVAVVAATPAHVRDVLDTAERVMAEHPEATLLSAGRGLHSSDD, translated from the coding sequence ATGTGGATCGGATGGATCCGGTTCGACCTTCTGCTCGGCGACGTGCACTCCCTCAAGGAGAAGCGCAGCATCCTGCGCCCCATCCTGGCCCACCTGAGCCGGCGCACCGAGGCGGCGGCCGCCGAGACGGGCGCGCACGATCTGCACCGCCGCGCGGAGATCGGAGTCGCGGTCGTCGCCGCGACGCCCGCGCACGTGCGCGACGTGCTCGACACCGCCGAACGCGTGATGGCGGAGCATCCAGAGGCGACTCTCCTCTCGGCCGGGCGCGGCCTGCACTCCAGCGACGACTGA
- a CDS encoding glycine cleavage system protein R: MTTLVLTLVGDDRAGIVAAVATVVDAAGGNWGSSQLAELSGAFAGIVEVSVPDDRADELREALSGMEGLVTVAAVGAASAAQAPARHLALQVLGNDHPGIVREITAALSAHGLSIDRMTTEVRDAAMSGGSLFEASIEARVPAGLDVNDVRGELERVAAEIQVDLTVS, from the coding sequence ATGACCACCCTCGTGCTCACCCTCGTCGGCGACGACCGCGCCGGCATCGTCGCCGCCGTCGCGACCGTCGTCGACGCCGCCGGCGGCAACTGGGGGAGCAGCCAGCTCGCGGAGCTGTCGGGGGCGTTCGCGGGGATCGTGGAGGTCTCGGTGCCGGATGACCGCGCCGACGAGCTGCGCGAGGCGCTGAGCGGCATGGAGGGCCTGGTGACGGTCGCTGCCGTCGGGGCAGCATCCGCGGCCCAGGCACCCGCCCGGCATCTGGCACTGCAGGTGCTCGGCAACGACCACCCCGGAATCGTGCGCGAGATCACGGCTGCCCTCAGCGCCCACGGCCTGAGCATCGACCGGATGACGACAGAGGTGCGGGATGCCGCGATGTCGGGCGGGAGCCTGTTCGAGGCGTCGATCGAGGCGCGGGTTCCGGCCGGGCTGGATGTGAACGACGTCCGCGGCGAGCTCGAGCGCGTGGCCGCGGAGATCCAGGTCGACCTCACCGTCAGCTGA
- a CDS encoding cupin domain-containing protein translates to MKQPHATDIAAELEHVVEHWTPRVVGRVNDQYVKVAKLLGDFVWHAHEDEDELFLVVSGRLRIQLENADDVELGPGQFYVVPRGVRHNPVAEEEVRIVLIETVTTTHTGDVVADGSVSIDQQVGDFS, encoded by the coding sequence GTGAAGCAGCCCCACGCAACGGACATCGCCGCCGAACTCGAGCACGTGGTGGAGCACTGGACGCCCCGCGTCGTGGGCCGGGTGAACGATCAGTACGTCAAGGTGGCGAAACTCCTCGGCGACTTCGTGTGGCACGCGCACGAGGACGAGGATGAGCTGTTCCTCGTCGTGTCGGGGCGCCTGCGGATCCAACTCGAGAACGCCGACGACGTCGAGCTCGGCCCCGGCCAGTTCTACGTCGTGCCACGGGGCGTGCGGCACAATCCCGTCGCGGAGGAGGAAGTGCGCATCGTCCTCATCGAGACGGTGACCACCACGCACACCGGTGACGTCGTGGCCGACGGGAGTGTCTCCATCGACCAGCAGGTGGGCGACTTCAGCTGA
- a CDS encoding DUF3054 domain-containing protein: MSTRRAALGAFALDAVLVTVFAAIGRATHEGDPFGPGGSGLAQTAWPFLVSLLAGWLIAVAWRRPAAAVRTGVPVWAITVAGGMLLRAVSGQGTAVAFIVVATVTLLAFLVGWRAIAAGVARLRRRDRHAASARAAG; encoded by the coding sequence ATGTCGACTCGCCGCGCCGCCCTGGGCGCCTTCGCCCTCGACGCGGTCCTGGTCACCGTCTTCGCCGCCATCGGCCGGGCCACCCACGAGGGCGACCCGTTCGGACCGGGCGGATCCGGGCTCGCGCAGACCGCGTGGCCGTTCCTCGTCTCCCTCCTCGCCGGATGGCTCATCGCGGTGGCCTGGCGGCGCCCGGCCGCCGCCGTGCGCACGGGTGTGCCGGTGTGGGCGATCACCGTGGCCGGCGGGATGCTGCTGCGCGCGGTGTCGGGGCAGGGCACCGCGGTGGCCTTCATCGTCGTGGCCACCGTGACCCTCTTGGCCTTCCTCGTCGGGTGGCGCGCGATCGCCGCCGGGGTCGCCAGGCTGCGGCGCCGGGATCGGCATGCCGCGAGCGCCCGCGCCGCGGGCTGA
- a CDS encoding endonuclease/exonuclease/phosphatase family protein has translation MDSIRAMTWNVWWRFGDNWEEREPGLVELARATDPDLLGIQECWGEDARTQADVFAEALGGHAAFVGGDLPPATPEGDGAVMGLGLVSRWPIVGTERVDLPSDGRRNPALVATIERPNGLMRVVVGAVSWEPERVEETALQVAELQRLVREDRAERPNPSILLADLNYDQSQPALAGLQLDDAWDAAEPGADPRTLSETNRFAPSECADQWNRRIDHIRYLPGTEGAKATRAWIIRDEPGGFPPSDHYPVVADIAVGEGPAAPTGPMPSASWMP, from the coding sequence ATGGACAGCATCCGGGCGATGACATGGAACGTGTGGTGGCGGTTCGGCGACAACTGGGAGGAGCGGGAGCCGGGGCTCGTCGAGCTGGCGCGGGCGACGGACCCCGACCTGCTCGGCATCCAGGAGTGCTGGGGAGAGGACGCACGGACGCAGGCCGACGTCTTCGCCGAAGCGCTGGGCGGACACGCCGCCTTCGTGGGGGGCGACCTCCCGCCCGCCACGCCGGAGGGTGACGGCGCCGTCATGGGGCTCGGCCTGGTCAGCCGCTGGCCGATCGTGGGAACCGAGCGCGTGGACCTGCCCTCGGACGGGCGCCGCAATCCCGCCCTGGTGGCGACGATCGAACGGCCCAACGGGCTGATGAGGGTCGTGGTCGGCGCGGTGAGCTGGGAGCCGGAGCGGGTCGAGGAGACGGCCCTGCAGGTGGCGGAACTGCAGCGGCTCGTGCGGGAGGATCGCGCCGAGCGACCCAATCCCAGCATCCTCCTCGCCGACCTCAACTACGACCAGAGCCAGCCGGCGCTCGCCGGCCTGCAGCTGGACGACGCGTGGGACGCCGCCGAGCCGGGTGCCGACCCGCGGACCCTGAGCGAGACGAACCGGTTCGCGCCGTCGGAGTGCGCGGATCAGTGGAACCGGCGCATCGACCACATCCGCTACCTGCCCGGCACGGAGGGCGCGAAAGCGACGCGGGCCTGGATCATCCGGGATGAGCCGGGCGGGTTCCCGCCCTCGGACCACTACCCCGTCGTGGCGGACATCGCCGTCGGTGAAGGGCCGGCCGCTCCTACCGGTCCGATGCCGAGCGCGTCGTGGATGCCCTGA
- a CDS encoding endonuclease/exonuclease/phosphatase family protein: MPDTDALIGPARAPELSLMTLNVLRARKGSAGWLRRRDRMYALLRREQPTILGAQEVLPHQADVVRDALGPSYRFVGRGRDADGGGEGCPVFWDDTRLELVDWDQRALSTRPEVAGSRSWGSLFPRILTRVRFSDRSTGALFVVLNTHLDVLSPLARARSAALLTESAGDGAALITGDFNAGPDSTARRRLAAAGLSDTWELAATQLTREWGTYASGRRPRSGGTRIDAIHARGFDVVSAGIDARPVRGGRPSDHLPVQAVVRMRGAGA; this comes from the coding sequence GTGCCTGACACCGACGCGCTGATCGGACCCGCGCGGGCTCCGGAGCTTTCCCTCATGACGTTGAACGTGCTGCGTGCGCGCAAGGGATCCGCCGGGTGGCTGCGCCGGCGCGACCGCATGTACGCGCTGCTGCGCCGCGAGCAGCCGACGATCCTCGGCGCACAGGAGGTGCTGCCGCACCAGGCGGATGTGGTGCGCGACGCGCTGGGTCCCTCATACCGCTTCGTCGGCCGGGGACGTGACGCCGACGGCGGTGGCGAGGGATGCCCCGTGTTCTGGGACGACACGCGCCTGGAGCTGGTGGACTGGGACCAGCGCGCCCTCTCCACGCGTCCCGAGGTCGCCGGTTCGAGATCGTGGGGATCGCTGTTCCCTCGCATCCTCACCCGCGTGCGGTTCTCCGACCGCTCCACGGGGGCGCTGTTCGTGGTGCTCAACACGCACCTGGACGTGCTCTCGCCCCTCGCCCGGGCACGCTCGGCGGCGCTGCTGACCGAGAGCGCCGGGGACGGTGCGGCCCTCATCACAGGCGACTTCAACGCCGGGCCCGACTCGACAGCGCGGCGCCGACTGGCCGCGGCCGGGTTGTCGGACACGTGGGAGCTGGCGGCCACGCAGCTCACGCGGGAATGGGGCACGTACGCGAGCGGCCGCCGGCCCCGCTCGGGCGGGACCCGCATCGACGCGATCCACGCCCGGGGGTTCGACGTCGTGAGCGCGGGCATCGATGCGCGTCCCGTGCGCGGCGGGCGCCCCTCCGATCACCTGCCGGTGCAGGCGGTCGTGCGGATGCGGGGTGCCGGAGCGTGA
- a CDS encoding glycosyltransferase family 2 protein, with amino-acid sequence MSVVIPVKDDAAPLRRCLRALALQTRAPDEVIVVDNGSSDDSAAVAREAGARVIPCERPGIPAASACGYDAATGDIVLRLDADSLPAITWVQTMTAAFERRPHVGAFTGGARFVDGPRRLRAPLAAVYLGAYTAVSYTALGHLPLYGSNLAFRRDVWRRVRGKVHLSPGVHDDFDLAFHVGLRYPIGYARHAAMGVSMRPFGDPRAFAVRTIRGVRTVVVHWPQDFPPVRWVHLLMRRALQWAEAGRRA; translated from the coding sequence GTGTCTGTCGTCATCCCGGTCAAAGACGACGCCGCACCGCTGCGCCGCTGCCTACGCGCTCTGGCGCTGCAGACACGCGCGCCCGACGAGGTGATCGTGGTCGACAACGGCTCGTCGGATGACTCGGCGGCTGTCGCGCGGGAGGCGGGTGCCCGCGTGATCCCGTGCGAGCGCCCGGGGATCCCGGCGGCGAGCGCGTGCGGCTACGACGCGGCGACGGGCGACATCGTGCTGCGCCTGGACGCCGACAGCCTGCCGGCGATCACGTGGGTGCAGACGATGACGGCGGCGTTCGAGCGCCGCCCGCACGTGGGGGCGTTCACCGGCGGTGCGCGGTTCGTGGACGGACCGCGCCGGCTGCGGGCGCCGCTGGCGGCGGTGTACCTGGGCGCCTACACCGCGGTGTCGTACACCGCGCTCGGGCACCTCCCCCTCTACGGGTCGAACCTCGCCTTCCGCCGCGACGTGTGGCGGCGCGTCCGAGGGAAGGTGCATCTGTCCCCGGGCGTCCACGACGACTTCGACCTCGCCTTCCACGTCGGCCTGCGCTACCCCATCGGCTACGCGCGCCATGCCGCGATGGGGGTGTCGATGCGCCCCTTCGGCGATCCGCGCGCCTTCGCCGTGCGCACGATCCGCGGCGTGCGCACCGTCGTGGTGCACTGGCCGCAGGACTTTCCGCCGGTGCGCTGGGTGCATCTCCTGATGCGCCGCGCGCTGCAGTGGGCGGAGGCGGGACGCCGTGCCTGA
- a CDS encoding FBP domain-containing protein, whose translation MLPVSDAHIRASFLNASRSERKNLSLPAGFDTLEWDKLDYLGWRDPRLPLLGYVLVELDGELAGVLLRQAEARPRSRAQCAWCADVQLPNDVVFFSARRSGDAGRRGDTVGTLVCEHFECSRNVRKLPPVAYLGFDVEAARQRRIEALRENVGGFVRSIRDGT comes from the coding sequence ATGCTCCCCGTTTCCGACGCCCACATCCGGGCCTCCTTCCTCAATGCGTCGCGCAGCGAACGCAAGAACCTCTCCCTGCCGGCCGGCTTCGACACCCTCGAGTGGGACAAGCTGGACTACCTCGGCTGGCGCGACCCCAGGCTCCCGCTGCTGGGCTACGTTCTCGTCGAACTGGACGGCGAGCTCGCCGGCGTCCTCCTGCGCCAGGCGGAGGCGCGTCCGCGCTCGCGGGCGCAGTGCGCGTGGTGCGCCGACGTGCAGCTGCCCAACGACGTCGTGTTCTTCAGCGCCCGGCGCTCGGGCGACGCCGGCCGGCGGGGCGACACCGTCGGCACGCTCGTGTGCGAGCACTTCGAGTGCTCGCGCAACGTACGGAAGCTCCCCCCTGTGGCCTACCTCGGGTTCGACGTCGAGGCTGCGCGCCAGCGGCGGATCGAGGCGCTGCGCGAGAACGTGGGCGGTTTCGTCCGCAGCATCCGCGACGGCACCTGA
- a CDS encoding methionine/alanine import family NSS transporter small subunit, with the protein MTALAIVFLALAIVILWGGLVASILYLRARPERADYPPGGEDDERPAHAIIERDT; encoded by the coding sequence ATGACCGCCCTCGCGATCGTGTTCCTCGCTCTGGCCATCGTCATCCTGTGGGGCGGGCTCGTCGCCAGCATCCTCTATCTGCGGGCACGACCTGAGCGCGCCGACTACCCGCCGGGGGGCGAGGACGACGAGCGCCCCGCGCACGCCATCATCGAGCGCGACACCTGA
- a CDS encoding sodium-dependent transporter codes for MSTTTAPREQWTGQVGFILSAIGSAVGLGNIWRFPGVAYENGGGAFLIPYLVALLTAGIPILFLDYAIGHRFRGSAPTSLRRLGGPRGRWLESLGWFQVAIAFVIGLYYTVVIAWAASYFVFSFDLRWGDDPAGFFSGDYLQTGDPGLSLEFVPGVLIPLALVWIVTIAVLAAGVAKGLQRVNVIFLPLLVVAFLVLVVRALFLDGAAVGLNALFTPNWAALGDPNVWIAAYSQIFFSLSIAFGIMITYASYRRRRSNLTAPGLVVAFANSSFEILAGIGVFATLGFFAVQQNLAIDELEGLTGVGLSFITFPAIVSEMPGGALFGCLFFGSLAMAGFTSLVSVLQVVSAAVQEKFALSRRAAALGVGTVSAVLSVLLFSTTTGLLALDVTDQWANNIGIVASAVLGSVLIVWVLRRAGELRSHLNAVSTFQVGRVWVALVGVVAPVVLGYMLIQRIVTLIIEGYGGLPGWYLLAFGWGSIAFIVVATIVLSLLAWRRSPDEFTPWPPYSAASARREEQSS; via the coding sequence ATGAGCACCACGACGGCCCCCCGCGAGCAGTGGACCGGTCAGGTCGGCTTCATCCTGTCGGCCATCGGCTCGGCCGTCGGGCTCGGCAACATCTGGCGGTTCCCCGGTGTCGCGTACGAGAACGGCGGTGGCGCCTTCCTCATCCCGTATCTGGTCGCGCTGCTGACCGCCGGCATCCCGATCCTGTTCCTGGACTATGCGATCGGTCACCGCTTCCGCGGGTCGGCGCCGACGTCGCTGCGACGGCTGGGCGGGCCGCGCGGGCGCTGGCTGGAGTCGCTGGGCTGGTTCCAGGTGGCGATCGCCTTCGTGATCGGGCTCTACTACACCGTCGTGATCGCGTGGGCGGCGAGCTACTTCGTGTTCTCCTTCGACCTGCGCTGGGGCGACGACCCGGCCGGTTTCTTCTCCGGCGACTACCTGCAGACCGGTGACCCCGGCCTGAGCCTCGAGTTCGTCCCCGGCGTGCTGATCCCCCTGGCGCTCGTGTGGATCGTGACGATCGCGGTGCTCGCGGCGGGCGTGGCGAAGGGCCTGCAGCGGGTCAACGTCATCTTCCTCCCGCTGCTGGTGGTCGCCTTCCTCGTGCTGGTGGTCCGCGCGCTGTTCCTCGACGGCGCCGCGGTGGGCCTGAACGCGCTGTTCACGCCGAACTGGGCGGCGCTGGGCGATCCGAACGTGTGGATCGCCGCATACAGCCAGATCTTCTTCTCCCTCTCCATCGCGTTCGGCATCATGATCACCTACGCCTCCTACCGGCGCCGGCGCTCGAACCTGACCGCCCCCGGCCTGGTCGTGGCGTTCGCGAACTCGTCGTTCGAGATCCTCGCCGGCATCGGCGTGTTCGCCACGCTGGGGTTCTTCGCCGTGCAGCAGAACCTGGCCATCGACGAGCTGGAGGGATTGACCGGGGTGGGGCTGTCCTTCATCACCTTCCCGGCGATCGTCTCCGAGATGCCGGGCGGTGCGCTGTTCGGCTGCCTCTTCTTCGGCTCGCTCGCGATGGCCGGCTTCACCTCGCTCGTCTCGGTGCTGCAGGTGGTGTCCGCGGCTGTGCAGGAGAAGTTCGCCCTGTCGCGGCGGGCCGCCGCGCTGGGGGTGGGCACCGTCTCGGCGGTGCTGTCGGTGCTGCTGTTCTCCACCACGACGGGACTGCTGGCGCTGGATGTCACCGACCAGTGGGCCAACAACATCGGCATCGTCGCTTCGGCGGTGCTCGGATCGGTGCTCATCGTGTGGGTGCTGCGCCGGGCGGGCGAACTGCGCTCCCACCTCAACGCCGTCTCGACCTTCCAGGTCGGCCGCGTCTGGGTGGCCCTGGTGGGCGTGGTGGCCCCGGTCGTGCTGGGCTACATGCTCATCCAGCGGATCGTGACGCTGATCATCGAGGGGTACGGCGGCCTCCCCGGCTGGTATCTGCTCGCCTTCGGATGGGGCTCGATCGCATTCATCGTCGTCGCCACGATCGTCCTGTCCCTGCTGGCCTGGCGGCGGTCGCCGGATGAGTTCACCCCGTGGCCGCCGTATTCCGCGGCGTCCGCCCGTCGAGAGGAGCAGAGCTCATGA
- a CDS encoding VanZ family protein: MRVFVRSLFAAIALAVVAGLTLAPRMIVGPARRAFLDWADATTLPLFGGVAYAEAERLLNTAMFVPLGVALALLLPLRGWPLAVAAGFVVSVAVEYLQAGIPGRVPDPPDVLWNTVGGAVGVGAVTLVRALAVAARAQRGSVTRT, encoded by the coding sequence ATGCGCGTCTTCGTCCGGAGTCTGTTCGCCGCCATCGCCCTCGCCGTCGTCGCCGGGCTGACGCTCGCTCCCCGCATGATCGTCGGCCCTGCGCGCCGCGCGTTCCTGGACTGGGCGGATGCCACGACGCTGCCCCTGTTCGGCGGTGTGGCGTACGCCGAGGCCGAGCGACTGCTCAACACGGCGATGTTCGTCCCGCTGGGCGTCGCCCTTGCGCTGCTGCTGCCGCTGCGCGGATGGCCGCTCGCCGTGGCCGCCGGGTTCGTCGTGTCGGTGGCCGTGGAATACCTCCAGGCGGGCATCCCGGGGCGGGTGCCCGATCCCCCCGACGTGCTGTGGAACACCGTCGGCGGTGCCGTGGGCGTCGGAGCGGTGACGCTCGTGCGGGCGCTCGCCGTCGCCGCGCGGGCTCAGCGAGGCAGCGTCACACGCACGTGA
- a CDS encoding sensor histidine kinase, whose protein sequence is MTDPGRSRPPGLSVRVKLTLSYAGFLLVAGVALFAVGFLLLRFVPDANIQDLSGLFVPNRSDLMEVFVRYAWWALIALLAFGLAGGWVLAGFVLRPLGRITEVARRARDGSLGSRIRLPGRRDELTDLADAFDALLERVQHTIDEERRFAANASHELRTPHTIVRTLVEVAQADPAGRDVDLLLARIGETNDRAIATTEALLSLARVGRGDALERERVDLAAIAAEAVTDVAADATAADVRIDTALSPAAVTGNATLLARLAGNLVHNAVIHNGTGGRVRVTTMDAPGGASLEVVNTGAVIDPAVAATLTEPFVRGAGRARGSDGPQGSGLGLALVAAIVHAHRGTLEVIARREGGLHVRVTLPR, encoded by the coding sequence ATGACGGACCCCGGCCGATCCCGTCCGCCCGGGCTCTCGGTGCGCGTGAAGCTCACCCTGAGCTACGCGGGATTCCTCCTGGTCGCCGGCGTCGCGCTGTTCGCGGTGGGGTTCCTGCTGCTGCGGTTCGTGCCCGACGCGAACATCCAGGACCTCAGCGGCCTGTTCGTCCCCAACCGGTCCGACCTCATGGAGGTCTTCGTCCGGTACGCGTGGTGGGCTCTCATCGCCCTCCTGGCCTTCGGCCTCGCGGGCGGATGGGTTCTCGCCGGGTTCGTCCTGCGACCGCTCGGACGCATCACGGAGGTGGCGCGCCGCGCACGCGACGGATCTCTCGGATCCCGCATCCGGCTGCCCGGGCGCCGCGACGAGCTGACCGATCTCGCCGACGCCTTCGACGCGCTCCTGGAGCGCGTGCAGCACACGATCGACGAAGAGCGCCGGTTCGCCGCGAACGCCTCGCACGAGCTGCGCACGCCGCACACGATCGTCCGCACCCTCGTGGAGGTCGCGCAGGCCGATCCCGCCGGTCGCGACGTCGATCTGCTGCTCGCGCGCATCGGGGAGACGAACGACCGCGCAATCGCCACCACCGAGGCCCTGCTGTCGCTCGCGCGCGTGGGTCGTGGCGACGCACTCGAGCGCGAGCGGGTGGATCTGGCCGCGATCGCCGCCGAGGCCGTCACCGACGTGGCAGCGGATGCGACCGCCGCCGACGTGCGCATCGACACCGCCCTCTCCCCCGCAGCCGTGACGGGCAACGCGACGCTTCTCGCCCGCCTGGCGGGCAACCTCGTCCACAACGCCGTCATCCACAACGGCACAGGGGGCCGTGTGCGCGTCACCACGATGGATGCGCCGGGCGGGGCGTCGTTGGAGGTCGTCAACACCGGCGCCGTGATCGATCCGGCCGTGGCCGCCACCCTGACGGAGCCGTTCGTGCGCGGAGCCGGCCGCGCGCGGGGCTCCGACGGCCCGCAGGGATCGGGTCTGGGCCTGGCCCTCGTCGCCGCGATCGTGCACGCCCATCGCGGAACGCTGGAGGTCATCGCACGCCGCGAGGGCGGGCTTCACGTGCGTGTGACGCTGCCTCGCTGA